Proteins from a single region of Streptomyces glaucescens:
- a CDS encoding carbon-nitrogen family hydrolase, which yields MRASLIQIAVDEGEPVETRRRRVSSLVREQAGADLVVLPELWTTGAFAYEDFGREAEPLDGPTHEAMAKAASDTGVWLHAGSIPERDPDGTLYNTSLVFSPAGELAAAYRKIHRFGFDEGEAVLMGAGRHPVTVRLPGTTLGVATCYDLRFPELFRRLVDAGAETLVVPAGWPERRRSHWTLLARARAVENQAFVLACGTAGTHAGVPQAGHSIVVDPWGEVLAEAGPGEQVLTVDFDPGRVAVTRDQFPALKDRVLGLEPPRR from the coding sequence GTGCGCGCCTCTCTGATTCAGATCGCCGTGGACGAGGGCGAACCGGTCGAAACCCGGCGACGCCGGGTCTCCTCCCTGGTCCGTGAGCAGGCGGGGGCCGACCTGGTCGTCCTGCCGGAGCTCTGGACCACCGGGGCGTTCGCCTACGAGGATTTCGGCCGCGAGGCCGAGCCGCTGGACGGCCCGACGCACGAGGCGATGGCCAAGGCGGCGAGCGACACGGGCGTCTGGCTGCACGCGGGCTCCATCCCCGAACGGGACCCGGACGGCACCCTCTACAACACCTCCCTGGTCTTCTCCCCGGCCGGAGAACTGGCCGCCGCCTACCGCAAGATCCACCGGTTCGGCTTCGACGAGGGCGAGGCCGTGCTGATGGGCGCGGGACGGCACCCGGTGACGGTCCGTCTGCCCGGGACGACCCTGGGCGTGGCCACCTGCTACGACCTCCGTTTCCCCGAACTCTTCCGCCGGCTCGTGGACGCCGGCGCCGAGACCCTGGTCGTCCCCGCGGGCTGGCCGGAACGCCGCCGCTCCCACTGGACGCTCCTCGCCCGGGCCCGGGCGGTGGAGAACCAGGCCTTCGTCCTCGCCTGCGGAACGGCCGGGACCCACGCCGGAGTTCCCCAGGCCGGTCACTCGATCGTGGTCGATCCCTGGGGTGAGGTGCTGGCCGAGGCGGGCCCCGGCGAGCAGGTGCTCACCGTGGACTTCGACCCCGGCCGGGTCGCCGTGACCCGGGATCAGTTCCCCGCGCTGAAGGACCGGGTGCTGGGCCTGGAGCCGCCGCGCCGCTGA
- a CDS encoding maleylpyruvate isomerase family mycothiol-dependent enzyme, producing MSLHPTLQPYADAWTHSIEAISELVQHLVEADWNRRTPCPAWSVRDVVSHVIGLDSEMLGDPRPIHTLPRDLFHVTTDHQRYMEMQVDVRRHHTAPEMTAELEYMVIRRNRQLRNESRDPGTKVRGPLGTELTLEESMRRHAFDVWVHEQDLRTALGRPGNLDSPGAHVARDVLLDALPDVVAVKAQAPRSSAVVFDVHGPVEFLRTVRVDIQGRGTLETVPALGPAATLSLDWETYVRLACGRVSPTAAGDRVKQEGDPDLTAAILRHFAVTP from the coding sequence GTGAGTCTGCATCCCACCCTCCAGCCCTACGCCGACGCCTGGACCCACTCCATCGAAGCGATATCCGAGCTGGTGCAGCACCTGGTGGAGGCCGACTGGAACCGGCGCACGCCCTGCCCGGCCTGGTCGGTGCGCGACGTCGTGTCCCACGTCATCGGCCTGGACTCCGAGATGCTGGGCGACCCGCGGCCCATCCACACCCTCCCGCGCGACCTGTTCCACGTGACCACCGACCACCAGCGGTACATGGAGATGCAGGTCGACGTCCGCCGCCACCACACGGCGCCGGAGATGACCGCCGAGCTGGAATACATGGTCATCCGCCGCAACCGGCAACTGCGCAACGAATCCCGCGATCCGGGGACCAAGGTGCGCGGCCCGCTCGGCACGGAGCTGACGCTGGAGGAGTCGATGCGCCGGCACGCGTTCGACGTGTGGGTGCACGAGCAGGACCTGCGCACCGCCCTCGGCCGCCCCGGCAACCTGGACTCGCCGGGCGCCCACGTCGCCCGCGACGTGCTGCTCGACGCGCTGCCGGACGTGGTCGCGGTGAAGGCGCAGGCGCCGCGCAGCTCGGCGGTCGTCTTCGACGTGCACGGGCCCGTGGAGTTCCTGCGCACCGTCCGCGTCGACATCCAGGGCCGCGGCACCCTGGAGACGGTCCCCGCGCTGGGCCCCGCGGCCACCCTCAGCCTCGACTGGGAGACGTACGTGCGGCTGGCCTGCGGCCGGGTGAGTCCGACGGCGGCCGGGGACCGGGTGAAGCAGGAGGGGGACCCGGACCTGACCGCGGCCATCCTGCGGCACTTCGCGGTGACGCCGTAG
- a CDS encoding SAM-dependent methyltransferase, which produces MPDTPSPDTSSPGAASSPAVPVPPVAGPPRLTRLVFHGPLSERRADALVRRLAANAPASVLDVGCGWAELLLRVLAAVPGATGTGVDLDGDDLARARRAARERGLAERVTFAEETAVDTGRGPADLVLCVGSSQALTTVEPPEHLPRALRALRGLVTDDGRVLLGEGFWQRTPAPGELAGMWPHATAADHTDLATLLDLAVEAGFRPEWTETASTEEWEEFESAYQADVEVWLARNPGHPLAAGTRERADRHRSRWMHYRGVLGLAYLTLVPVAR; this is translated from the coding sequence ATGCCCGATACCCCCTCGCCCGATACGTCCTCGCCCGGTGCGGCGTCCTCCCCCGCGGTCCCCGTCCCCCCGGTGGCGGGTCCGCCACGGCTGACCCGGCTCGTCTTCCACGGCCCCCTCTCCGAGCGGCGGGCGGACGCGCTCGTACGGCGGCTGGCCGCGAACGCTCCGGCGAGCGTCCTGGACGTCGGCTGCGGCTGGGCCGAGCTGCTGCTGCGCGTCCTCGCCGCCGTCCCCGGGGCCACCGGCACCGGTGTCGACCTCGACGGTGACGACCTCGCCCGGGCCCGCCGCGCCGCGCGCGAACGGGGGCTCGCCGAGCGGGTGACGTTCGCCGAGGAGACCGCCGTGGACACCGGGCGCGGGCCCGCCGATCTGGTGCTGTGCGTCGGCTCCAGCCAGGCCCTGACCACCGTGGAGCCGCCCGAGCACCTGCCGCGGGCCCTGCGCGCCCTGCGCGGCCTGGTCACCGACGACGGGCGGGTGCTGCTCGGCGAGGGATTCTGGCAGCGGACCCCGGCGCCCGGCGAACTCGCGGGGATGTGGCCGCACGCCACCGCCGCCGACCACACCGACCTGGCGACGCTGCTCGATCTGGCCGTCGAGGCGGGGTTCCGTCCGGAGTGGACGGAGACGGCGAGCACGGAGGAGTGGGAGGAGTTCGAGTCGGCGTACCAGGCGGACGTGGAGGTGTGGCTGGCCCGCAATCCGGGACATCCGCTGGCGGCCGGGACCCGCGAGCGGGCCGACCGGCACCGCTCCCGGTGGATGCACTACCGCGGGGTGCTGGGCCTGGCCTACCTCACGCTGGTCCCGGTGGCGCGCTGA
- a CDS encoding LURP-one-related/scramblase family protein, whose product MRYLVRDRLLGFGDDYWIEDEHGDKAFLVDGKAMRLRDTFELKDAEGRVLIDIREKMLALRDTLLIERDGEALASIRRKRLSLLRNHYRVTLVDGTALDVSGRILDREFAVEYDGELLAVVSRRRLHLRETYGVDVVREDADPALLIAVAVCVIHLAEREGEED is encoded by the coding sequence ATGAGATACCTCGTGCGCGACCGGCTGCTGGGCTTCGGCGACGACTACTGGATCGAGGACGAGCACGGCGACAAGGCGTTCCTCGTCGACGGCAAGGCCATGCGGCTGCGGGACACCTTCGAGCTGAAGGATGCCGAGGGGCGGGTGCTCATCGACATCCGGGAGAAGATGCTCGCCCTGCGGGACACCCTGCTCATCGAGCGGGACGGCGAAGCCCTGGCGAGCATCCGCCGCAAACGGCTGTCGCTGCTGCGCAACCACTACCGGGTGACGCTGGTCGACGGCACCGCACTGGACGTCAGCGGCAGGATCCTGGACCGGGAGTTCGCCGTCGAGTACGACGGGGAGCTCCTCGCCGTCGTCTCGCGCCGCCGGCTGCACCTGCGGGAGACCTACGGCGTCGACGTGGTCCGCGAGGACGCGGATCCGGCGCTGCTGATCGCGGTGGCGGTGTGCGTCATCCACCTGGCGGAGCGGGAGGGCGAGGAGGACTGA